In one Caloranaerobacter sp. TR13 genomic region, the following are encoded:
- a CDS encoding efflux RND transporter periplasmic adaptor subunit, translating to MKKKGLIIGVVIVLAISAFAIANSVGKAIEAEVYKVSKGDVVEYIDETAQVKSESDRMIYSKMMGDVDEIKVEVGDRVKKGDTLVIINTDNIDLEIKSLEAKLKALKATYKEAVKGPDKELINQAEAKVRLEKILLDEANRNYENSKKLYESGAISFDQYKTALDNLNLQKESLQIAENELEQIKKGASSNIKEQYLAQIKELEYQIDKLYRTRDDYFIKSPVDGMILDLNIKEGDYLQIGTPVLEIGDNENIYLQADVLVDEIDKINKDTQVIVYSDELNINGSGKVKRIYPKAFSKISDLGIEQKRVKVDIDLLSKIPTLKVGYEVDVKFVVDKRQNVIVVPESTVFDFEGEDYVYVVEQDTAKLRKVNLGLKNDDVVEVISGLKEGDLVILSPGKEIKEGTKIKQKKL from the coding sequence ATGAAGAAAAAGGGTTTAATAATAGGTGTAGTAATTGTATTAGCTATTTCTGCTTTTGCTATTGCTAACTCAGTAGGAAAGGCTATAGAAGCAGAAGTATACAAAGTAAGTAAAGGTGATGTTGTTGAATATATTGATGAAACAGCACAAGTTAAGTCTGAGAGCGATAGAATGATATATTCAAAAATGATGGGTGATGTTGATGAAATTAAGGTTGAAGTAGGAGATAGAGTTAAAAAAGGTGATACATTAGTAATAATTAATACTGATAATATAGATCTTGAAATTAAAAGTTTAGAAGCTAAACTTAAAGCTTTAAAAGCAACATATAAAGAAGCTGTAAAAGGACCAGATAAGGAACTAATAAATCAAGCTGAAGCTAAAGTGCGCTTGGAAAAAATTTTATTAGATGAAGCTAATAGAAATTATGAGAATAGCAAAAAGTTATATGAAAGTGGTGCTATAAGTTTTGACCAATATAAAACTGCTCTCGATAATTTGAATTTACAGAAAGAATCATTACAAATAGCTGAAAATGAGCTTGAGCAAATAAAAAAAGGGGCATCTTCTAATATTAAAGAACAATATCTAGCTCAAATTAAAGAGTTAGAGTATCAAATAGATAAATTATATAGAACAAGAGATGATTATTTTATTAAATCACCAGTTGATGGGATGATATTAGACTTGAATATTAAAGAAGGAGATTATTTACAGATAGGAACTCCTGTATTGGAGATAGGAGATAATGAAAACATTTATTTACAGGCTGATGTGTTAGTAGATGAAATAGATAAAATAAATAAAGATACTCAGGTTATTGTTTATAGCGATGAACTTAATATAAACGGATCTGGAAAAGTAAAAAGAATATATCCGAAAGCATTTAGTAAAATATCTGACTTAGGTATAGAACAAAAAAGAGTAAAGGTTGATATAGATTTATTGTCAAAAATACCGACTTTAAAAGTTGGATATGAAGTAGATGTAAAATTTGTTGTAGATAAAAGACAAAATGTAATAGTTGTTCCAGAGAGTACAGTTTTTGACTTTGAGGGAGAAGATTATGTTTATGTAGTTGAACAGGATACAGCAAAATTAAGAAAGGTTAATTTAGGACTTAAGAATGATGATGTTGTAGAAGTTATTTCTGGTCTAAAAGAAGGTGACTTAGTAATATTATCACCAGGCAAGGAGATTAAAGAGGGGACAAAGATAAAGCAAAAAAAATTATAA
- a CDS encoding ribonucleoside triphosphate reductase has product MVARVQKRNGNIVDFDIQKIENAIFAAAKAVGGDDRKEARRLAEMTANILEEAFGAGVPTVENIQDIVEKVLIEEGHAKTAKAYILYRKKHEELRDVKNLFMDAEKMIEEYVSLEDWRINENANMGFSLQGLNNHIVESITKKYWLNKIYRKELRDAHINGDLHIHDLGLLAPYCCGWDLEALLIHGFKGASGKIESKPAKHFQSFLGQIVNWLYTLQGEAAGAQAISSLDTYVAPFIYYDGLTYEQVKKIVQSFVFNLNIPTRVGFQTPFTNITLDITPHPMLKNLPVVIGGKRMEKTYGEFQKEMDMFNKALCEVMMEGDGAGRSFSFPIPTINITKDFPWDSEVANLIMEMTRKFGTPYFANFINSEMSPEDVRSMCCRLRLDNRELRRRGGGLFGANPLTGSINVVTLNMARIGYLSKNKEEFKRRVRELMELAKEICETKRKVLEGYMEAGLYPYSKFYLQGIKDAEGEYFKNHFSTIGLNGMNEACVNLFGKDITTEEGNEFAIEIMEFMNKVIQIFQEETGSLWNLEASPAESASYRFARMDKKLYPKIFTQGDKEPYYTNSTQLPVGHTKDIFEAVSLQDKLQSLYTGGTVFHGFIGEEIDSVEVVKALIKKVFENSKIPYFTVTPTYSICPEHGYISGEHFNCPECGKEAEVWTRVVGFHRPVQSWNKGKKEEYKDRLEFDTEYSILNDRSKDENSLIAISG; this is encoded by the coding sequence TTGGTAGCTCGAGTACAGAAACGGAACGGAAACATTGTTGATTTTGACATTCAAAAAATTGAAAATGCAATTTTTGCTGCTGCAAAAGCTGTAGGGGGAGATGATAGGAAAGAGGCAAGAAGATTAGCTGAGATGACAGCTAATATATTGGAAGAAGCTTTTGGTGCTGGGGTACCTACTGTTGAGAACATACAAGATATTGTTGAGAAAGTGCTTATAGAAGAAGGGCATGCTAAAACAGCTAAAGCGTACATATTATATAGGAAAAAACATGAGGAATTAAGAGATGTTAAAAATCTTTTCATGGATGCGGAAAAGATGATTGAAGAGTATGTATCTTTAGAAGACTGGAGAATTAATGAAAATGCAAATATGGGGTTTAGTTTACAGGGGCTGAATAATCATATTGTTGAATCTATAACTAAGAAATATTGGCTCAATAAAATTTATAGAAAAGAATTAAGAGATGCTCATATTAACGGGGATTTACATATACATGATTTAGGACTATTAGCTCCATATTGCTGTGGTTGGGATCTTGAGGCATTATTAATTCATGGTTTTAAAGGTGCATCTGGAAAGATTGAGTCTAAGCCTGCAAAACATTTCCAATCTTTTCTAGGACAGATAGTGAACTGGCTGTATACTTTACAAGGGGAAGCTGCTGGAGCACAAGCTATAAGCTCACTTGATACTTACGTTGCACCATTTATTTACTATGATGGATTAACTTATGAGCAGGTTAAAAAAATTGTACAGAGTTTTGTTTTTAACTTAAATATACCAACTAGAGTAGGTTTTCAGACACCATTTACAAATATAACTTTAGACATCACACCTCATCCTATGCTTAAAAATTTACCTGTTGTAATTGGTGGTAAACGCATGGAAAAAACTTATGGAGAATTCCAAAAAGAAATGGATATGTTTAATAAAGCACTTTGCGAAGTTATGATGGAAGGAGACGGCGCTGGAAGAAGTTTCAGTTTCCCAATACCTACAATAAATATAACCAAGGATTTTCCATGGGATTCTGAGGTTGCAAACTTAATTATGGAGATGACTAGAAAGTTTGGTACTCCTTATTTTGCTAATTTCATAAATAGTGAAATGTCACCTGAAGATGTTAGAAGTATGTGTTGTAGACTTAGATTAGATAATCGTGAATTAAGAAGAAGAGGCGGTGGATTATTTGGAGCTAACCCTCTGACAGGTTCTATAAATGTAGTGACATTAAATATGGCTAGAATAGGTTATTTATCAAAGAATAAGGAAGAGTTCAAAAGAAGAGTTAGAGAGCTAATGGAATTAGCCAAAGAGATATGTGAAACAAAGAGGAAAGTATTAGAAGGCTATATGGAAGCTGGATTATATCCATATTCTAAATTCTATTTACAAGGTATTAAAGATGCAGAAGGAGAATATTTTAAAAATCATTTTAGTACAATAGGACTTAATGGAATGAATGAAGCTTGTGTCAACTTATTTGGTAAAGATATTACAACTGAAGAGGGAAATGAATTTGCAATCGAAATAATGGAATTTATGAATAAAGTAATTCAAATTTTTCAGGAAGAAACGGGAAGCTTATGGAATTTAGAAGCTTCACCTGCTGAAAGTGCATCATATAGATTTGCAAGAATGGATAAAAAGCTTTATCCAAAGATATTTACTCAAGGAGATAAAGAACCGTACTACACAAATTCAACTCAACTTCCTGTAGGCCATACAAAAGATATTTTTGAAGCTGTTAGTTTGCAAGATAAGCTGCAGAGCTTATATACAGGAGGAACAGTTTTTCATGGTTTTATAGGCGAAGAAATAGATAGTGTTGAGGTGGTTAAGGCTTTAATTAAGAAAGTGTTTGAAAATAGTAAAATACCTTATTTTACAGTAACACCGACATATAGTATTTGTCCTGAACATGGTTATATAAGTGGAGAACATTTTAACTGTCCAGAATGTGGAAAAGAAGCTGAGGTATGGACTAGAGTTGTTGGTTTTCACCGTCCAGTTCAATCATGGAACAAGGGTAAAAAAGAGGAATATAAAGATAGGTTAGAATTTGATACGGAATATAGTATACTAAACGATAGGTCTAAAGATGAAAATTCTTTAATTGCGATTAGTGGATAA
- a CDS encoding anaerobic ribonucleoside-triphosphate reductase activating protein — MNFKGLQKSSFIDYPDKICTVLFTGGCNFRCPFCHNSLLVKNEGEFILERDILEFLKNRKKMVDAVCISGGEPTLQKGLVSFIRKVKDIGYLVKLDTNGTNPDVIEKLLDLRLIDYIAMDVKAPLFKYSSVTDVMVDINSIQESIKLIKNSNIDYEFRTTVCRELLDQDDIIEISRNISGARRYIIQNFRDRETVLAGQGRFTPYSRQELLEVVKKIKGLFDEVKIRF; from the coding sequence ATGAATTTTAAAGGACTACAAAAATCTTCTTTTATTGATTACCCAGACAAAATTTGCACCGTATTATTTACAGGAGGATGTAATTTTAGATGTCCATTTTGTCATAATTCTTTACTTGTCAAAAACGAAGGAGAATTTATTTTAGAAAGAGATATATTAGAGTTTTTGAAAAATAGAAAGAAAATGGTAGATGCAGTATGTATATCAGGTGGAGAACCGACTTTACAGAAAGGATTAGTAAGCTTCATAAGAAAAGTAAAGGATATAGGATACCTTGTAAAACTTGATACGAATGGAACTAATCCTGATGTAATTGAAAAGCTTTTAGACTTAAGGCTAATAGATTATATAGCAATGGATGTTAAAGCTCCTTTATTTAAATATAGTAGTGTAACTGATGTAATGGTGGATATTAATTCAATACAGGAAAGTATTAAATTGATTAAAAATAGCAATATAGATTATGAGTTTAGGACTACTGTATGCAGAGAATTATTAGACCAAGATGATATTATAGAGATTTCAAGAAATATCAGTGGAGCCAGAAGATATATTATCCAGAATTTTAGGGATAGAGAAACGGTATTAGCTGGACAAGGAAGATTTACACCTTATTCAAGGCAAGAGTTATTAGAAGTTGTAAAAAAGATAAAAGGTTTATTTGATGAAGTAAAAATAAGATTTTAA
- a CDS encoding methyl-accepting chemotaxis protein, with product MKNLKLKTKIILIIITLVFLSSATSGLISYFNQKDTILHELEDTSSNLSNILSKQIETFLSEKIKLLESISNLEGIISLDRDSQTKILKAIQTKQNDFSLLFVTNLKGYQIARSDGKTIYSDLSKRQYIKDVKEKKKTVVSNVLISKTTGKPALVIATPVFDSNNKMIAILGGTVDLSCIERFRKETTIGKAGFSFVVDSEGKILAHPNKKIVEERKSYSDIAPVKEVLKNKTGTITYEIDGIKYYGSYKPVPILNGGVIVQQPFKEALAPLNKARLFTFIITLIIILAASAIGYIFSLSITRSIAKLVAFANKLSEGDLTQNIDIKSKDEIGKLALAFKEMNNNLKNLLKNINIASEKVNKSALNLSESSSQVSKISEQIAIAIDELASGSSEQATSIQNTSNSVNEILKSIETISDKSIESAKLSNESKLLADRGIEIINDQNSKLKQSAESIRKVSNSIENLNKKSEKISQITNLISSISEQTNLLALNASIEAARAGEAGRGFSVVADEIRKLAEQSQDSVEQINSILTDMIKDIKNVVSDTRNTLEVFKEQESLSQNTTDAFYQISDSINKILHQVNDIAEAIEMVKNETNNMVDEIQSISAVSEESAASAEEVAASTEEQTASIQQISAAAQELAELSVNLEEEVRKFKF from the coding sequence TTGAAAAATTTAAAGCTAAAAACAAAAATTATTCTTATAATTATCACACTAGTATTCTTATCTTCAGCAACATCTGGATTAATTTCTTATTTTAATCAGAAAGATACTATTTTGCATGAATTAGAAGATACTAGCAGTAACCTATCTAACATTTTATCAAAACAAATTGAAACATTTCTAAGTGAAAAAATTAAATTATTAGAATCAATTTCTAATCTTGAGGGGATTATTTCTTTAGACAGAGACTCACAAACCAAAATATTAAAAGCCATACAAACCAAACAAAATGACTTTTCTTTACTATTTGTAACCAATTTAAAAGGTTATCAAATAGCAAGGTCTGATGGTAAAACTATTTATTCAGATTTATCTAAACGTCAGTACATAAAAGATGTAAAAGAAAAAAAGAAAACAGTAGTAAGTAATGTCTTGATCTCAAAAACTACTGGCAAACCAGCTTTAGTAATTGCAACTCCTGTTTTTGATAGTAACAATAAAATGATTGCTATATTAGGTGGTACAGTTGATTTAAGTTGTATTGAAAGGTTTAGAAAAGAGACAACTATTGGCAAAGCAGGTTTCAGTTTTGTTGTAGATTCTGAGGGTAAAATACTTGCTCATCCAAATAAAAAAATAGTCGAGGAAAGGAAATCATATTCTGATATAGCTCCTGTAAAAGAAGTTCTTAAAAATAAAACTGGAACTATAACATATGAAATTGATGGTATAAAATACTATGGTTCATATAAACCTGTGCCTATTCTTAATGGAGGCGTAATAGTTCAACAGCCATTTAAAGAAGCTCTTGCTCCACTTAACAAAGCTAGATTATTTACTTTTATAATAACATTAATAATTATTTTAGCTGCATCAGCAATTGGATACATATTCTCCTTAAGTATAACAAGATCGATAGCAAAATTGGTTGCTTTTGCTAATAAGTTATCAGAAGGAGATTTAACTCAAAATATAGATATAAAAAGCAAAGACGAAATAGGAAAATTAGCTTTAGCCTTTAAAGAGATGAATAATAACCTTAAAAATCTATTAAAAAATATCAATATAGCTTCTGAAAAAGTTAATAAATCAGCGTTAAATCTTTCAGAATCTTCATCTCAGGTTAGTAAAATATCAGAACAAATAGCTATAGCAATTGATGAACTTGCTTCTGGTAGCAGTGAACAAGCTACTAGTATTCAAAATACATCTAATTCTGTTAATGAAATATTGAAATCTATTGAAACTATTTCTGATAAATCGATAGAATCTGCTAAACTATCAAATGAATCCAAATTATTAGCTGATCGTGGAATTGAAATAATTAATGACCAAAATAGTAAACTTAAACAGAGTGCTGAGTCAATTAGAAAGGTTTCTAATTCAATAGAAAACCTAAATAAGAAATCTGAAAAAATTAGTCAGATAACAAATCTTATAAGCTCTATTTCAGAACAGACAAATTTACTAGCTTTAAATGCTTCTATAGAAGCAGCTAGAGCAGGTGAAGCTGGACGTGGATTCAGTGTTGTTGCTGACGAAATAAGAAAACTAGCAGAACAATCTCAAGACTCTGTTGAACAAATAAACAGTATATTAACAGATATGATCAAAGATATAAAAAATGTTGTATCAGATACAAGAAATACGTTGGAAGTTTTCAAAGAGCAAGAAAGCCTTAGCCAAAATACAACTGATGCATTTTATCAAATTTCTGATTCTATAAATAAAATATTGCATCAAGTTAATGATATAGCTGAAGCTATTGAAATGGTTAAAAATGAAACTAATAATATGGTAGATGAAATCCAAAGTATATCAGCCGTTTCAGAAGAATCAGCTGCAAGTGCTGAAGAAGTAGCAGCTTCAACAGAGGAGCAAACAGCTTCAATTCAGCAGATATCTGCTGCAGCTCAAGAATTAGCTGAACTTTCCGTTAATCTTGAAGAAGAAGTAAGAAAATTTAAGTTTTAA